One genomic region from Henningerozyma blattae CBS 6284 chromosome 2, complete genome encodes:
- the TBLA0B06840 gene encoding uncharacterized protein: protein MSSSPVSVKVPHPFDGSRANLFQLNTFLQALNVQFVVKRVSNDTEKIDHLSINLTGSALNWFVTYSTNVEITDLTYAAFVEKFRNAHIGKLDTYNIIQKMSSMKQAHSIDAYITEFDNLRRLLPSGSLIEDMFIQLFVKGLKPNTRKELHLRPITSFYEATQLASRAENYLYSDGFSVGSSVAPGPFIFDADGDIVMTVCGSRGSRSSRFSSSSRSAFPSRNPDSNHWRQKYREVCMKQRLCFNCMSPNHQSAKCTQGSSSSSSHRSNNARPLQAHRY, encoded by the coding sequence ATGTCTTCGTCTCCTGTTTCTGTTAAAGTTCCTCATCCGTTCGATGGGTCTAGAGCTAATTTGTTCCAGTTGAACACCTTCCTACAAGCTCTCAACGTTCAGTTTGTCGTTAAACGTGTCTCTAACGATACCGAAAAGATAGATCATCTCTCCATTAACCTAACTGGCTCGGCCCTTAACTGGTTCGTCACATACTCCACTAATGTCGAAATCACTGATCTTACTTACGCAGCATTCGTTGAAAAATTTCGTAATGCCCATATCGGTAAGCTAGACACTTACAACATTATTCAGAAGATGTCCTCGATGAAACAAGCTCATTCTATTGACGCTTATATAACTGAGTTTGACAACTTACGCCGTTTGCTTCCTTCTGGTTCCTTAATTGAAGACAtgtttattcaattatttgtCAAAGGACTTAAACCCAATACTCGCAAAGAGTTGCATTTACGTCCCATTACCTCTTTTTATGAGGCTACTCAATTGGCCTCTCGTGCTGAAAATTATCTGTATTCAGATGGTTTCTCTGTCGGTTCTTCTGTCGCCCCTGGCCCCTTTATCTTTGATGCAGATGGTGACATTGTTATGACTGTTTGTGGTTCTCGTGGTTCTCGTTCTTCCCGTTTTAGTTCATCTAGTCGCTCTGCTTTTCCTTCTCGTAACCCTGATTCTAATCATTGGCGTCAAAAGTATCGCGAGGTCTGTATGAAACAACGCTTATGTTTTAATTGTATGAGTCCTAACCATCAATCAGCCAAATGCACTCAAGGTTCGAGTTCGTCCTCGTCACATCGTTCCAATAATGCGAGGCCTCTCCAAGCCCACCGTTATTGA
- the TBLA0B06845 gene encoding uncharacterized protein yields MRGLSKPTVIEASQVASTVPLDHVSTPVYSPVINHPAPSVISLVAPSSDPSSSPLVGRCLEQSCSINGISFDVLFDTGSPTSLISSEIVHVNNWPTYPVEPFVWSSILPGRRSSTSTATFCVFEITGSKFSAAAYVSNDLVNKVIVGFPVVSKYWELLSPALPTTSSSIYAVDWLHEGSVSDLYPNEIQEVFVVSLAANTSSDSFALLPDDLQDAFSSTVSDELSPSAASRTFSHDIVLKKGESLPKFPPYRLTPLLTQECKHIVDDLLAKGFIVNSDKPYSSPVLLVKKKNGSY; encoded by the coding sequence ATGCGAGGCCTCTCCAAGCCCACCGTTATTGAGGCATCCCAAGTCGCTTCCACTGTTCCTCTTGATCATGTATCTACTCCTGTTTATTCTCCTGTTATTAATCACCCTGCACCCTCTGTTATCTCTCTCGTCGCACCCTCGTCTGATCCTTCATCCTCACCCTTAGTTGGTCGGTGCCTCGAGCAATCCTGTTCGATTAATGGTATTTCGTTCGACGTTCTGTTTGATACAGGTAGTCCTACGTCGCTTATTAGTTCCGAGATCGTTCATGTTAATAACTGGCCTACATACCCTGTTGAACCCTTCGTTTGGTCTAGTATTCTTCCTGGTCGTCGATCGTCTACTTCTACCGCTACATTTTGTGTTTTCGAAATAACCGGTTCCAAGTTTTCTGCTGCTGCTTATGTCTCGAATGACTTGGTTAATAAAGTTATTGTTGGGTTCCCCGTTGTCTCTAAATATTGGGAGTTGTTATCTCCAGCCTTACCCACTACATCTAGTTCCATTTACGCTGTTGATTGGTTACATGAAGGTTCTGTTTCTGATTTATACCCTAATGAAATTCAAGAAGTATTTGTTGTCTCGTTAGCCGCCAATACGTCATCTGATTCCTTTGCCCTACTTCCCGATGATTTACAAGATGCTTTCTCCTCCACCGTCAGTGATGAGTTATCTCCTTCTGCTGCCTCTCGTACGTTTTCCCACgatattgttttaaaaaaggGGGAGAGTTTACCAAAATTTCCTCCTTATAGACTGACACCATTGTTAACGCAGGAATGTAAACATATCGTTGATGACTTACTTGCAAAAGGTTTTATTGTTAATAGTGATAAGCCATATTCATCCCCAGTATTATTggtaaaaaagaaaaatggtTCTTATTGA
- the TBLA0B06850 gene encoding reverse transcriptase/ribonuclease H family protein, with protein MVVDCRRLNKSTIKDPFPMPRIDDLFAKIGDCTIFSTLDLHSGYHQIPMNHKSEKLTGFTTPFGHYHYKVMPFGLCNAPATFSRYMQQSLGDIPNVYVYLDDVLIASPSKEQHMNDLRIVLQRIKDAKLVCKKKKCHFLQDTVEFLGHTISAKGISIIEEKTKAIKEYPMTNSIKTAQSFLRMVNYYRSFIQNCSAISKPIIQYISKKCEWGEKQTNAVKELKNLLSSAPVLVPFVPGNTYRLTTDASIVFIGGVLERMVNDKLKGVVGYYSKTVSDTQSGYAAGELELLAIISNLNHFRYYLHGHKFILRTDHISLLSYHSLKEPSKRDARWLDFLGEFDFKLEYIKGGNNVVADALSRPAEINVINQQDVCPISQLESITPTEWLPELSKDPWSAAVLVRLGIIVDPDISDENRTLFQKYLKKFKFAK; from the coding sequence ATGGTAGTTGATTGCCGTCGGTTAAATAAAAGCACCATAAAAGACCCTTTTCCAATGCCCAGAATAGACGATTTATTTGCTAAAATTGGAGATTGTACTATATTCTCAACATTAGATCTACATTCAGGCTATCACCAAATACCTATGAACCACAAATCTGAAAAGTTAACTGGTTTTACGACCCCGTTTGGCCACTATCATTACAAAGTTATGCCCTTTGGTCTCTGCAACGCCCCTGCAACGTTTTCACGCTATATGCAACAGAGTCTAGGTGATATTCCAAATGTCTATGTGTATTTAGATGATGTTTTAATTGCTTCACCAAGTAAGGAACAACATATGAATGACCTACGAATTGTACTACAGAGAATAAAGGATGCCAAACTAGTATgtaaaaagaagaagtgTCATTTTCTGCAAGACACCGTTGAGTTCTTAGGCCATACGATCAGTGCAAAAGGTATATCCataatagaagaaaaaactAAAGCAATAAAGGAGTATCCAATGACAAATAGCATTAAGACGGCTCAAAGTTTTTTACGAATGGTTAATTACTATCGAAGTTTTATCCAGAATTGTAGTGCAATTTCAAAACCGATAATCCAATACATCTCAAAGAAATGTGAATGGGGTGAAAAACAGACAAACGCAGTAAAAGAgctaaaaaatttgttaaGTTCTGCGCCAGTTCTGGTACCATTCGTTCCAGGTAATACTTACAGGTTGACAACAGATGCTAGTATTGTATTCATTGGTGGTGTATTAGAACGTATggtaaatgataaattaaaaggCGTAGTCGggtattattcaaaaactGTCTCCGATACACAGAGTGGATATGCGGCAGGTGAATTGGAATTACTGGctattatttcaaatttgaatcattttaGATATTATCTGCACGGGCACAAATTTATACTCCGTACAGATCACATTTCCCTGCTTTCGTATCATAGTTTAAAGGAACCATCCAAACGTGATGCTCGTTGGTTGGATTTCTTAGGAGAATTTGACTTTAAACTAGAGTACATAAAAGGTGGTAATAATGTCGTGGCAGACGCATTAAGTCGCCCAGCTGAGATCAATGTTATTAACCAGCAAGATGTGTGTCCAATTTCACAACTAGAAAGTATAACACCCACGGAATGGTTACCGGAATTATCTAAAGATCCCTGGTCTGCTGCTGTTTTGGTTCGGTTAGGTATTATTGTTGATCCAGACATAAGTGATGAAAATAGAACTTTATTCcagaaatatttgaagaaatttaaGTTTGCAAAGTAA
- the TBLA0B06855 gene encoding uncharacterized protein — MTVDIKTYVKSCLQCQLMKSYRPNVDGTLKPLNIPTGRWLDISIDFITGVPATLFIKMNMILVVVNRFSKRAHFIATNKDCGSQETLNLLYWFVFCYHGFPRSIVSERDIRFTTGVYKELTERLGIQLKLSSTNHPQTDRQTEATNKTLGRLLRSYCCNDQRQWDRFLPHLEFVYNSTFQRSLQAAPFEVNIGFVPNEPLLDTGNVLSSRSDAAVEITKNLKAISLRTSDILRENQETLEFQTNIHRNEPNYKVGDLVLLHRDAYFTGGRYTKIQPIFLGPFKLVKLQNNTCELDLPSSFKKHRTININAGI; from the coding sequence ATGACGGTAGATATTAAGACTTATGTGAAAAGTTGTCTACAATGTCAGTTGATGAAAAGTTACAGACCTAACGTTGATGGAACCCTAAAACCCTTAAACATTCCTACTGGTCGCTGGTTGGATATTTCCATTGATTTTATTACTGGTGTGCCTGCAACATTGTTCATTAAGATGAACATGATATTGGTTGTGGTAAATCGATTCTCAAAACGTGCTCACTTCATTGCCACCAATAAAGATTGTGGCTCACAAGAAACACTGAATTTACTGTACTGGTTTGTTTTCTGTTACCACGGTTTTCCTCGATCTATTGTATCGGAAAGAGATATTCGCTTTACTACTGGTGtttataaagaattaaCGGAACGTCTAGGTATACAGTTAAAGTTGTCCTCAACAAACCATCCACAAACCGATCGACAGACTGAAGCAACAAATAAGACGCTTGGTCGGTTGTTAAGAAGCTATTGCTGTAACGATCAACGACAATGGGATCGTTTTTTACCACATCTGGAATTTGTATACAACAgtacttttcaaaggtcaTTACAAGCTGCCCCATTTGAAGTTAACATAGGTTTTGTTCCAAATGAACCATTATTAGACACTGGTAATGTGCTGTCATCCCGAAGTGATGCTGCTGTTGAAATTACTAAGAATTTAAAAGCCATTTCGCTACGCACTTCTGATATATTGCGGGAGAATCAAGAAACTCTGGAGTTCCAAACTAACATTCATCGAAACGAACCTAATTACAAGGTTGGTGATTTAGTTTTGCTACACCGTGATGCTTATTTTACTGGGGGAAGGTATACCAAGATACAGCCTATTTTCCTAGGTCCCTTTAAACTGGTTAAACTACAAAATAATACCTGTGAACTGGATTTACCTTCATCATTCAAGAAACATAGaacaattaatataaatgctggaatatga
- the TBLA0B06860 gene encoding uncharacterized protein (similar to Saccharomyces cerevisiae MCM1 (YMR043W); ancestral locus Anc_2.608) has translation MSDIEDNTESSTHTDQLNGTPNSSTNTDPNSSTTLTNNPSAASAALNAQRERRKIEIKFIENKTRRHVTFSKRKHGIMKKAFELSVLTGTQVLLLVVSETGLVYTFSTPKFEPIVTQQEGRNLIQACLNAPDDDDDTNAAASGDMGPEDSKQPQQLTNGQPDNAMMKNEYDQTNQQIPQQQQQQQQQQQQQQQIPQQIPQQIPQQLPQNQIRNQNIPQQSQNSAANALSQQQMYQQQQQQQQQQQSQMQMQPGSNLPPHLQQQQQQPLPPMNQQQQHPQHPQQYSYLNPEQNSVYQQYFQESSQGQY, from the coding sequence ATGTCTGACATTGAAGATAACACTGAATCAAGCACACATACCGATCAATTGAACGGGACTCCGAACTCTTCCACCAACACGGACCCTAATTCATCCACCACCTTGACTAATAACCCTAGTGCTGCATCTGCTGCGTTAAATGCTCAAAgagaaagaagaaaaattgaaataaaattcatCGAGAATAAAACAAGACGTCATGTCACTTTCTCCAAGAGAAAACATGGGATCATGAAAAAGGCTTTTGAGTTGTCAGTATTGACTGGTACGCAAGTTCTATTATTGGTTGTTTCTGAAACAGGGCTGGTCTACACATTCTCCACCCCGAAATTCGAACCCATTGTCACTCAACAAGAAGGTAGAAATTTAATCCAAGCTTGTTTGAACGCTCCAGATGACGATGACGACACAAACGCTGCTGCCTCAGGAGATATGGGCCCTGAAGACTCGAAGCAACCTCAACAGCTTACAAACGGTCAACCAGATAACGCCATGATGAAGAATGAGTATGACCAAACAAACCAGCAGATCCCTcagcaacaacagcaacagcaacagcaacagcaacaacagcaacagaTCCCGCAACAGATCCCTCAACAGATTCCACAGCAATTGCCTCAGAATCAAATACGAAACCAAAATATCCCACAACAATCCCAAAATTCTGCAGCAAACGCTCTCTCTCAACAGCAGATGTAtcaacagcaacaacagcaacaacagcaacagcaatCACAGATGCAAATGCAACCAGGTTCCAACTTGCCTCCTCATTtgcaacagcaacaacaacaacctTTACCCCCAATgaatcaacaacaacaacaccCTCAACACCCTCAACAATATTCCTATTTGAACCCAGAACAAAACTCC